Proteins encoded by one window of Chromobacterium violaceum ATCC 12472:
- the rpmJ gene encoding 50S ribosomal protein L36 — translation MRVQPSVKKICRNCKIIRRNRVVRVICTDPRHKQKQG, via the coding sequence ATGCGAGTACAGCCTTCTGTAAAGAAGATTTGCCGTAATTGCAAAATCATTCGTCGCAATCGCGTAGTTCGCGTGATCTGCACGGACCCGCGTCACAAGCAAAAACAGGGCTAA
- a CDS encoding MOSC domain-containing protein, with translation MQLSAMFVHPVKSCRGIAFDRAYAGKLGLLHDREWLLVSPDGQQITARAHPKLVTIRVELLPGGALLHHSGKAPIFAMATAYTRPHPAQVWKDGFQAWHGDERVDAWFADILGCDCRLLWLGAQSNRPFKGGPETMSFADGYPFLLASQASLDDLNRQLAAPVTLRHFRPNLVVSGAYPWEEDEWQVIRIGDVEFDVVKPCVRCVLTTVDPELGEKRADGEPLQTLIRTRMLDAGVCFGMNLRARNEGVLELGAPVEVLEQRYSF, from the coding sequence ATGCAATTGAGCGCCATGTTCGTCCATCCGGTGAAGTCGTGCCGCGGCATCGCCTTCGACCGCGCCTACGCCGGCAAGCTGGGCCTGCTGCACGACAGGGAATGGCTGCTGGTCAGCCCGGATGGCCAGCAGATCACCGCGCGCGCGCACCCCAAACTGGTGACCATCCGCGTGGAGCTGCTTCCCGGCGGCGCGCTGCTCCACCATTCCGGCAAGGCGCCCATCTTCGCGATGGCCACCGCCTACACCCGTCCTCATCCGGCCCAGGTATGGAAGGACGGTTTCCAGGCCTGGCACGGCGACGAACGCGTCGATGCCTGGTTCGCCGACATCCTCGGCTGCGACTGCCGGCTGCTGTGGCTGGGCGCGCAATCCAACCGGCCCTTCAAGGGCGGCCCGGAAACAATGAGCTTCGCCGACGGCTATCCCTTCCTGCTGGCCAGCCAGGCCTCCCTTGACGATCTGAACCGCCAGCTGGCCGCGCCCGTCACCCTGCGGCACTTCCGGCCCAATCTCGTCGTCTCCGGCGCCTATCCGTGGGAAGAGGACGAATGGCAGGTGATCCGCATCGGCGACGTGGAGTTCGACGTGGTGAAACCCTGCGTGCGCTGCGTGCTGACCACCGTGGATCCCGAGCTGGGCGAGAAGCGCGCCGACGGCGAACCGCTGCAAACCCTGATCCGGACCCGGATGCTGGACGCCGGCGTCTGTTTCGGCATGAATTTGCGCGCTCGCAACGAGGGCGTGCTGGAGCTGGGCGCGCCGGTCGAAGTGCTGGAGCAGCGCTACAGCTTCTAG
- the infA gene encoding translation initiation factor IF-1, with the protein MAKEDTIQMQGEVLENLPSATFKIKLENGHVVLGHISGKMRMHYIRILPGDKVTVELTPYDLSRARIVFRAK; encoded by the coding sequence TGGCTAAGGAAGACACTATCCAGATGCAGGGCGAGGTCCTGGAAAATTTGCCCAGCGCAACTTTCAAGATCAAGCTCGAAAATGGACACGTGGTACTCGGGCATATCTCTGGGAAGATGCGGATGCACTACATCCGCATCCTGCCAGGCGACAAGGTGACTGTGGAGCTGACTCCATACGATCTGTCCCGGGCCCGCATTGTGTTCCGTGCGAAGTAA
- a CDS encoding methyl-accepting chemotaxis protein, whose translation MANAGLSLKTRLIGLMALVVVVVCGLGVVSVYNQRQVMLKDRQDKVRNLVQSAVGLVSSYEKMVESGKIGEADAKRMLSKALSAMHYEKADYFFAYDADWNYVAHGAKPELIGKNLAGVKDPNGVELKTLFQNAISSPGGGGYGEYVWSKPGFDQPQPKISYVTTTPKWHWIVGTGIYLDDVAAAFRHELLWLGGVLAAALLVLLGMGGMILRNVLSQLGGDPQDTVAVVKRIAAGHLDEEVAVKEGDGDSLMSAVGAMQRELERLVRDIIAGANQLSQVSSKVTGEAEAVGRGSEQQSAAATAMAASIEQLTVSVNHISDRSQDARNLANESGTLSKSGGAVIAEAVSEMRRINDAVDQTSGIITSLADKTQTISSIMQVIKDIADQTNLLALNAAIEAARAGEMGRGFAVVADEVRKLSERTAQATQEIASMIQDVQQGAEHSRHSMEEAVGRVKAGLDLAEQAGSEIARIQDSANGVVAVIGDISHALQEQSAASQAIAQHVEQIAHSATSNASASQSASQAIHNMHQLAANLRQLVSRFSVRG comes from the coding sequence ATGGCGAATGCAGGCTTGAGCCTGAAGACCCGGCTGATCGGGTTGATGGCCTTGGTGGTGGTCGTGGTGTGCGGCCTGGGCGTGGTATCGGTGTACAACCAGCGCCAGGTGATGCTGAAAGACCGGCAGGACAAGGTGCGCAACCTGGTGCAGAGCGCCGTGGGCCTGGTTTCCAGTTACGAGAAGATGGTGGAGAGCGGCAAGATCGGCGAGGCCGACGCCAAGCGCATGCTATCCAAGGCCTTGAGCGCCATGCATTACGAAAAGGCGGATTACTTTTTCGCCTATGACGCCGATTGGAATTACGTCGCGCACGGCGCCAAGCCGGAGCTGATCGGCAAGAACCTGGCCGGGGTCAAGGACCCGAACGGCGTCGAGTTGAAGACCCTGTTCCAGAACGCGATCTCGTCGCCCGGCGGCGGCGGCTACGGCGAATACGTGTGGAGCAAGCCCGGCTTCGATCAGCCGCAGCCCAAGATCTCTTACGTCACCACCACGCCGAAATGGCATTGGATCGTCGGCACCGGCATCTACCTCGACGACGTCGCGGCGGCCTTCCGCCACGAGCTGCTGTGGCTGGGCGGGGTGCTGGCGGCGGCGCTGCTAGTGCTGCTGGGCATGGGCGGCATGATATTGCGCAATGTGCTGAGCCAACTGGGCGGCGATCCGCAGGATACGGTGGCGGTGGTCAAGCGCATCGCCGCCGGCCATCTGGACGAGGAGGTGGCGGTGAAGGAGGGGGACGGGGACAGCCTGATGTCCGCGGTGGGCGCGATGCAACGGGAACTGGAGCGGCTGGTGCGCGACATCATCGCCGGCGCCAACCAGCTGTCCCAGGTCAGCAGCAAGGTGACCGGCGAGGCGGAGGCGGTCGGCCGCGGCTCGGAGCAGCAGAGCGCGGCGGCCACCGCGATGGCGGCGTCTATCGAGCAGTTGACGGTCAGCGTCAACCATATTTCCGACCGCTCGCAGGACGCGCGCAACCTGGCCAACGAATCCGGCACGCTGTCCAAGAGCGGCGGCGCGGTGATCGCCGAAGCGGTCAGCGAGATGCGGCGCATCAACGACGCGGTCGATCAGACCTCGGGCATCATCACCAGCCTGGCCGACAAGACCCAGACCATTTCCAGCATCATGCAAGTGATCAAGGACATCGCCGACCAGACCAATCTGCTGGCGCTGAACGCCGCGATCGAGGCGGCGCGGGCCGGCGAGATGGGCCGGGGCTTCGCGGTGGTGGCGGACGAGGTGCGCAAGCTGTCCGAACGCACCGCGCAGGCGACGCAGGAAATCGCCAGCATGATCCAGGACGTGCAGCAGGGCGCGGAGCATTCGCGCCACAGCATGGAAGAGGCGGTGGGCAGGGTGAAGGCGGGGCTGGACCTGGCTGAGCAGGCAGGCTCCGAGATCGCCCGCATCCAGGACAGCGCCAACGGCGTGGTAGCGGTGATCGGCGACATCTCCCACGCGCTGCAGGAGCAGAGCGCGGCCAGCCAGGCCATCGCCCAGCATGTCGAGCAGATCGCCCACAGCGCCACCAGCAACGCTTCTGCGTCGCAGTCCGCGTCGCAGGCCATCCATAATATGCACCAGCTGGCAGCCAACCTGCGGCAACTGGTGTCGCGTTTCTCGGTACGCGGCTAG
- the rpsD gene encoding 30S ribosomal protein S4, giving the protein MARYIGPKCKLARREGTDLFLKSARRALDSKCKLDAAPGQHGARRGRLSDYGVQLREKQKIRRIYGVLERQFRNYFAEAVRRKGSTGENLLKLLESRLDNVVYRMGFGSTRAEARQLVSHKAIVVNGQVVNIPSYQVKAGDVVSVREKAKKQARIVEGLALAEQGGFPSWVSVDSKKMEGTFKSAPERSELSSDINEQLVVEFYSK; this is encoded by the coding sequence ATGGCACGTTATATTGGCCCGAAGTGTAAGCTCGCTCGTCGTGAAGGCACCGACCTTTTCCTGAAGAGCGCACGCCGTGCACTGGATTCCAAATGCAAACTGGATGCTGCTCCTGGTCAACATGGCGCCCGTCGCGGTCGCCTGTCGGACTACGGCGTCCAACTGCGTGAAAAGCAGAAAATCCGCCGCATCTACGGCGTACTCGAGCGTCAGTTCCGCAACTACTTTGCGGAAGCTGTTCGCCGCAAGGGCTCCACGGGTGAAAACCTGCTGAAGCTGCTTGAGTCCCGCCTGGACAACGTTGTATATCGCATGGGCTTTGGCTCCACTCGCGCCGAAGCGCGTCAGCTGGTCAGCCACAAGGCTATCGTTGTGAACGGCCAGGTTGTGAACATTCCGTCCTACCAGGTTAAAGCCGGTGACGTAGTGTCCGTCCGCGAAAAGGCTAAGAAACAGGCTCGCATCGTCGAAGGTCTGGCTCTGGCCGAGCAAGGCGGCTTCCCGTCTTGGGTGTCGGTTGACTCCAAGAAAATGGAAGGCACCTTCAAATCCGCTCCGGAACGTTCCGAACTGTCTAGCGATATCAACGAACAACTCGTTGTGGAATTCTACTCCAAGTAA
- the rpsM gene encoding 30S ribosomal protein S13 yields MARIAGVNIPNHAHAVIGLQAIFGVGQTRAQQICAAASVNPSTKVKDLTEAEMEALRDQVAKFTVEGDLRREITMSIKRLMDMGCYRGFRHRRGLPCRGQRTRTNARTRKGPRKAIAGKK; encoded by the coding sequence ATGGCCCGTATTGCAGGGGTAAACATCCCTAATCATGCGCATGCCGTTATCGGCCTGCAGGCAATTTTCGGCGTCGGTCAGACTCGCGCTCAGCAAATCTGTGCTGCAGCCAGCGTGAATCCCTCCACCAAGGTGAAGGATCTGACTGAAGCTGAAATGGAAGCTCTGCGTGATCAAGTCGCGAAGTTCACCGTTGAAGGTGACCTGCGCCGCGAAATCACCATGAGCATCAAGCGTCTGATGGACATGGGCTGCTACCGCGGCTTCCGCCATCGTCGCGGCTTGCCGTGCCGCGGTCAGCGCACTCGCACCAATGCTCGTACCCGCAAGGGTCCGCGCAAGGCGATCGCCGGCAAGAAGTAA
- a CDS encoding methyl-accepting chemotaxis protein, producing MRSLRVKLIAFIALLLVVLGLVITVLVYTQMRNEIVRGVDNELGGTSKGYSALVSSWYKSKVGVVIAANPLVGTPDPRQTLARLSQAGGFDMTYIGTAEHVMIRSDMKPQPQGYDPVARPWYQQAAASGNPGVSDPYVDFDTKKLVVTFVSPVKDGSALKAVVGGDIFIDDLVKTVLSVKLRGNGYAFLVDKGGKVIAHPDASLTLKPLSEKVPELTADRLGKLAADTTMQEVSIGGESKLIEVQPVEGTNWLLGVVTDESVVTGPLNTLLLTVVGIGALCVVILIPVASLLLSRMLAGLGRLRNAMLEISQGEGDLTRRIQVTGQDEIAETATAFNRFIGQLQKMFIAVKEEAERVTGGVESVTDTVDKVAHDSRQISDVSSSNAATLEEITVSISHIADAAREADGLVNHTGQVSSESAHGMQQISQEMNSTVDAVKGLSAMLSSLDQRSQQISGITNVIKDIADQTNLLALNAAIEAARAGEMGRGFAVVADEVRKLAERTGQATVEISGMVSTIREETSQAVSNMQRTVSSVDGGVELTLGAVQRIEQIQQAMQEVMAKMNEITLSTSEQHKATTMIAQSTEQINGRIVDSDDALQTVRDTLSELSQSATSMRQLFSSFRV from the coding sequence ATGCGCTCTTTGCGTGTCAAGCTGATTGCGTTTATAGCCCTGCTGCTGGTTGTGCTGGGCCTGGTGATTACGGTGCTGGTTTACACCCAGATGCGTAATGAGATCGTCCGCGGCGTGGACAACGAGCTTGGCGGCACCTCCAAGGGCTATTCGGCCCTGGTGAGCAGCTGGTACAAGAGCAAGGTGGGCGTGGTGATCGCGGCGAATCCGCTGGTCGGCACGCCGGACCCCCGCCAGACGCTGGCGCGGCTTAGCCAGGCCGGCGGTTTCGACATGACCTATATCGGCACCGCCGAGCACGTGATGATACGTTCGGACATGAAGCCGCAGCCGCAAGGCTACGACCCGGTCGCGCGGCCCTGGTACCAGCAGGCGGCGGCCAGCGGCAATCCGGGCGTGTCCGACCCCTATGTCGATTTCGACACCAAGAAGCTGGTGGTGACCTTCGTGTCCCCGGTGAAAGACGGCAGCGCGCTGAAGGCCGTGGTCGGCGGCGACATCTTCATCGACGACCTGGTCAAGACCGTGTTGTCGGTGAAGCTGCGCGGCAACGGCTACGCCTTCCTGGTCGACAAGGGCGGCAAGGTAATCGCCCACCCTGACGCCAGCCTGACCCTGAAGCCGCTGTCCGAGAAGGTGCCTGAGTTGACGGCGGACCGGCTGGGCAAACTGGCGGCGGACACCACGATGCAGGAGGTCAGCATCGGGGGCGAGAGCAAGCTGATCGAGGTGCAGCCGGTGGAGGGCACCAACTGGCTGCTGGGCGTGGTGACCGACGAGTCGGTGGTCACCGGTCCGCTGAACACCCTGCTGCTGACCGTGGTGGGCATCGGCGCGCTGTGCGTGGTGATCCTGATCCCGGTGGCCAGCCTGCTGCTGAGCAGGATGCTGGCCGGCCTGGGCCGCCTGCGCAATGCCATGCTGGAAATTTCCCAGGGCGAGGGCGACCTGACGCGCCGCATCCAGGTGACTGGTCAGGACGAGATCGCCGAGACCGCCACCGCTTTCAACCGCTTCATCGGCCAGCTGCAAAAGATGTTCATCGCGGTGAAGGAGGAGGCGGAGCGCGTCACCGGCGGCGTGGAGAGCGTGACCGACACCGTGGACAAGGTGGCGCACGATTCGCGCCAGATTTCCGATGTGTCCAGCTCCAACGCGGCCACGCTTGAGGAGATCACCGTCAGCATCTCGCACATCGCCGACGCCGCGCGCGAGGCCGATGGCCTGGTCAATCACACCGGCCAGGTGTCCAGCGAAAGCGCGCACGGCATGCAGCAGATCTCGCAGGAGATGAACAGCACCGTCGACGCGGTGAAGGGGCTGTCCGCGATGCTGTCCTCGCTTGACCAGCGTTCGCAGCAGATCAGCGGCATCACCAATGTGATCAAGGACATCGCCGACCAGACCAATCTGTTGGCGCTGAACGCCGCGATCGAGGCGGCGCGCGCCGGCGAGATGGGACGCGGCTTCGCGGTGGTGGCCGACGAGGTGCGCAAGCTGGCCGAGCGCACCGGCCAGGCGACGGTAGAGATCTCGGGCATGGTCAGCACCATACGCGAGGAAACCAGCCAGGCGGTCAGCAATATGCAGCGCACGGTGAGTTCGGTTGACGGCGGCGTGGAGCTGACGCTGGGCGCGGTGCAGCGCATCGAGCAGATCCAGCAGGCGATGCAGGAAGTGATGGCCAAGATGAACGAGATCACGCTGTCCACCAGCGAGCAGCACAAGGCCACCACGATGATCGCCCAGAGCACCGAGCAGATCAACGGCCGCATCGTCGACAGCGACGACGCGCTGCAAACCGTGCGCGACACGTTGTCGGAGCTGTCGCAGTCGGCGACCAGCATGCGCCAGCTGTTTTCCAGCTTCCGCGTCTGA
- a CDS encoding DNA-directed RNA polymerase subunit alpha: MQNSASEFLKPRLIDVQPVSATHARVSMEPFERGYAHTLGNSLRRILLSSMPGYAPTEVTIAGVLHEYSALDGVREDVVDILLNLKGVVLKLHGRDSVVLTLKKEGEGAVLASDIELPHDVEVINPEHVICHISSGGKIDMEVKVEKGRGYQPVSARTSHDDNRSIGTIQLDASFSPVRRVSFAVESARVEQRTDLDRLVLDIETNGVIEPEQAVRNAARILMDQLSIFADLQGTAVEEVVEKAPPIDPILLRPVDDLELTVRSANCLKAENIYYIGDLIQRTETELLKTPNLGRKSLNEIKEVLASKGLTLGMKLENWPPAGLEKP, encoded by the coding sequence ATGCAAAACAGCGCTTCGGAATTTCTGAAACCTCGTCTGATCGACGTACAGCCGGTTTCCGCCACTCACGCTCGCGTGTCGATGGAGCCGTTCGAGCGCGGCTATGCCCATACCCTGGGCAATTCGCTGCGCCGTATCCTGCTGTCGTCGATGCCGGGCTATGCTCCGACCGAAGTGACTATCGCTGGCGTTTTGCATGAGTATTCCGCGCTTGATGGCGTGCGCGAGGATGTCGTCGACATCCTCCTCAACCTCAAGGGCGTAGTGCTTAAGCTGCATGGTCGCGACAGTGTCGTGCTGACCTTGAAAAAGGAAGGCGAGGGCGCTGTCTTGGCTAGCGATATCGAGCTGCCGCATGATGTGGAAGTGATCAATCCGGAACACGTGATTTGTCACATCTCCTCCGGCGGCAAGATCGACATGGAGGTCAAGGTGGAGAAGGGCCGCGGCTATCAGCCGGTGTCCGCTCGCACCAGCCATGACGACAACCGTTCCATCGGTACCATCCAACTGGACGCTTCCTTCTCGCCGGTCCGCCGCGTGAGCTTCGCTGTGGAAAGCGCCCGCGTGGAACAGCGTACCGACCTCGACCGCCTGGTTCTCGATATCGAGACCAACGGCGTGATCGAGCCGGAGCAGGCTGTGCGCAACGCAGCCCGCATCCTGATGGATCAGCTGTCGATCTTTGCCGACCTCCAGGGCACAGCGGTTGAAGAAGTCGTTGAAAAGGCGCCGCCGATCGATCCGATCCTGCTGCGTCCGGTAGACGATCTTGAACTGACGGTCCGTTCGGCCAACTGCCTGAAAGCAGAGAACATTTATTACATCGGCGATCTGATCCAGCGCACCGAAACCGAGCTTCTGAAGACTCCGAACCTCGGCCGCAAGTCGCTGAACGAGATCAAGGAAGTTCTCGCTTCCAAGGGCCTGACTCTCGGCATGAAGCTCGAGAATTGGCCTCCGGCTGGTCTGGAAAAGCCGTAA
- a CDS encoding glutaminase, translated as MNLQALIEDIRQQVLPFYDQGRVADYIPALASVPPHQFGIAIHTLDGREHACGDADTPFSIQSISKAFMLALTLQADGEQLWRHVGKEPSGNPFNSLVQLEYEHGIPRNPFINAGALVVTDRAIGHFGDAHARLLAWLREETGNAGLMADQAIAASERAHGDRNAALAHFMKSYGNLGHPVETVLDQYFHNCSIAMSCRELARAGLFLANHGLSPQTGTQYLSRSQAKQVNAVMLTCGTYDAAGEFAYRVGLPVKSGVGGGLLAVIPGKMAIAAWSPQLDARGNSVLGLEALDRFTTRTGLSIF; from the coding sequence ATGAATCTGCAAGCGCTCATTGAAGATATCCGGCAGCAAGTGCTGCCTTTCTACGACCAGGGCCGGGTGGCCGACTACATCCCGGCGCTGGCCTCGGTGCCGCCGCATCAGTTCGGCATCGCCATCCACACGCTGGACGGCCGCGAACACGCCTGCGGCGATGCCGACACTCCCTTCTCCATCCAGAGCATCAGCAAGGCCTTCATGCTGGCGCTGACGCTGCAGGCCGACGGCGAGCAACTGTGGCGCCACGTCGGCAAGGAGCCTTCCGGCAACCCGTTCAACTCGCTGGTGCAGCTGGAGTACGAGCACGGCATCCCGCGCAATCCCTTCATCAACGCCGGCGCCCTGGTCGTCACCGACCGCGCGATCGGCCATTTCGGCGATGCCCACGCCCGGCTGCTGGCCTGGCTGCGCGAAGAGACCGGCAACGCCGGCCTGATGGCCGACCAAGCCATCGCCGCTTCCGAACGCGCGCACGGCGACCGCAACGCGGCGCTCGCCCATTTCATGAAGAGCTACGGCAACCTCGGCCACCCGGTGGAAACCGTGCTGGACCAGTATTTTCACAACTGCAGCATCGCGATGAGCTGCCGCGAACTGGCCCGCGCCGGCCTGTTCCTAGCCAATCACGGCCTGTCGCCTCAAACCGGAACACAGTACCTGAGCCGCAGCCAGGCCAAACAGGTGAACGCCGTCATGCTGACCTGCGGCACCTATGACGCCGCCGGCGAATTCGCCTACCGCGTCGGCCTGCCGGTGAAGAGCGGCGTCGGCGGCGGCCTGCTGGCGGTGATTCCCGGCAAGATGGCCATCGCCGCGTGGAGCCCGCAACTGGACGCGCGCGGCAACTCGGTGCTGGGCCTGGAGGCGTTGGATCGCTTCACCACGCGCACCGGGCTCTCCATCTTCTAG
- the rplQ gene encoding 50S ribosomal protein L17 — protein MRHRYSNRKLNRTTSHRLAMLRNMANSLLKHEVIVTTLPKAKELRRVAEPLITLGKKPSLANRRLAFDRTRDREIVVKLFDVLGARYATRNGGYVRILKYGFRKGDNAPMALVELVDRPEDAVAVEDNSAE, from the coding sequence ATGCGTCATCGTTACAGTAATCGTAAACTGAACCGCACGACCAGCCATCGTCTGGCGATGCTGCGCAACATGGCCAACTCGCTGCTGAAGCACGAAGTTATCGTGACCACGCTGCCGAAGGCCAAGGAACTGCGTCGTGTGGCCGAGCCGCTCATCACGCTCGGCAAAAAGCCGTCCCTCGCCAACCGTCGTCTGGCGTTCGACCGCACCCGTGACCGCGAAATCGTGGTTAAACTCTTTGACGTGCTCGGCGCGCGCTACGCTACCCGCAACGGCGGCTACGTGCGCATCCTGAAGTACGGTTTCCGCAAGGGCGACAACGCCCCGATGGCTCTGGTAGAGCTGGTGGACCGTCCGGAAGATGCCGTTGCAGTTGAAGACAACTCCGCCGAGTAA
- the rpsK gene encoding 30S ribosomal protein S11, producing MAKANTAVRVRKKVRKSVSEGIVHVHASFNNTIITITDRQGNALSWATSGGAGFKGSRKSTPFAAQVAAEHAGKVAQEYGVKNLEVRIKGPGPGRESAVRALNSLGFKITSISDVTPVPHNGCRPPKKRRI from the coding sequence ATGGCTAAAGCAAACACAGCTGTCCGTGTACGTAAAAAAGTGCGCAAGTCTGTTAGCGAAGGCATCGTGCACGTGCACGCTTCGTTCAACAACACCATCATCACTATCACCGACCGTCAAGGCAATGCACTGTCTTGGGCTACCTCTGGCGGCGCTGGTTTTAAGGGCTCGCGCAAGAGTACACCCTTTGCCGCTCAGGTAGCTGCAGAGCACGCTGGTAAAGTTGCCCAAGAATATGGTGTGAAGAACCTCGAAGTTCGTATCAAAGGCCCGGGCCCGGGTCGTGAATCCGCTGTTCGCGCACTCAACTCGCTGGGTTTCAAGATCACCAGCATCTCCGACGTGACGCCGGTACCGCACAACGGTTGCCGTCCGCCCAAAAAACGTCGTATCTAA